GCATAATTACATGCTGTAATTTACAGTTCCAACACATTAGAGTTCGAGCGTGTGAAAAATTCGGCAACATCTCCCTGCAGTTCTTCAAGTGCACAACGTAGATACAAAAAATACAAAGCACCCGAAGAACGCAAAGAGATTCTACCACATATCCCATGCTCAAATTCTAATGCGTGAAACGTAAACTATGACATGTAAATGTGCAATCTCAAACAGTCAAAAAATTTGAGACAATTCAAGAGTTAATTGGACCACAGTCATGCTTTTGCATCCATTCACAAAATCCAACTAATTCTCAAATGAGAAACTAAGCTCATTTGAACATTACAAACCATTTTTGTACATCCATACAAAAATGGTTGcatacaaatacataaactCACAATACCTATAAACTACATACAACACAATTTAAATGATTGGAAATTAATTTAGATAACTTAGTTAAGAAAAATGATACCTCAAATTGTTGGAAATTGCACCAGGGGAAGGCAGCTGCTGCAAATGTTTTGCAGCTTCTGCCTTCTTGCAATCTGGTTAAGTTCAGTAAAGTGAAGAACTTTTGCGCGACGCAACCATCGTAGCGCAAAGTCTTGGGCTTCAACATTTTTGGCGCCATTGGACtacaatttctttttttgggggggggggggggatggcCTTCAACTTTTTACGTGCCTTTGACTTTCCATTAACTCTTCAAATTTTTTCAAACCACatacatatttaataaataattccATTTGtggatatttaattaataattccaTTTGTGCATATTTAATTTCATTCATAATAAACATCAagtacatatttaaaaaaatattcatactaaaaaaacttaaaattcatttataattattaaataagtaataatattaaaataagaaaTCCTATTCTACCCATCCGCCggtacttcttgttcttgttgtaGTGCTTCAGTGAGTTCATTATCAAACTTCCACTACTGGAATCTTGACTTGAACACATTGTCTGTAACCTTCATTAGATTTGGGTCACTTTTGTCAATGTCCCAATTGGCCTGTCatgcaaaaattaataaattaaaatctcactagtatattatatttaataaacaTACTTATTATTTAACTAATGAAATTAGCACatacagccaactcatcaatcATGTGCATCTTCAGCTCCTTAGGGATGGCTCTCCAAGACTCTCAATCTGCAGCACATTTGGTACGCACCATTGCTCCTACGTCGGACGAAAAGCTGGCAAGCTTATCTGACTTCACAACCCTTATTATTTCGTCTGCAGTGATTCAGTAACGGCTCTTCCCATATCTGTGTCGAACCCGTACCGTAGCTCTTTTCTTCTTGTctatcaacaaaaaataatttcataatacTAAAGTTAAATAAAAACTTCATACAAAATGCAAAAATTTCAACGCAAACTTTTTCCAGAACCTTCTCCATCTGTTACCTTTGGGGAACGTGCATCTTTGTCAGCCATCATACCAACACTCAAAGAACGAACTAATTATAATCGTCAAAATTGCAAAGCGTTTTTGGAACgaattgtgaagaataaggacagcaaaagcacatatttataggaaggttAGGGACTTTGCGTGATGAAAAGTTTGTTGCGCAAACACATGCAGTAAATACAGTATTTATTTCTCCGATTCAGATGCACCAAATACGTTGACCAATAACCTATTGCCCTTGCGCGATGAAACCTTTGTCGCGCAAGAGTTTGTACAGCAACATATTTGTCACGCAAAGGTTTTTGTGACGAACATATTGTAATTATAAAAtttacgtaaacatagatatctatgtttacgtaaactttATAATTACCAACAAATTTTAAGTTATAATATgtattctaaaaataattactaccttaaataaattgatattatattccattcaattaatacattaaatgattaataccttaaataaattgatattatatttcattcaattaatacattaaataattaataccttaaataaattgatattatattccATTCACTTAATACACTAAATCATTAATACCttaaataaattatattatattccattcaattaataccttaaataaattgatattttactccattcaattatttaaataaccaaacatgatttaaaacataattaagTCAAAATACGTAACTTATAAAAAGTACCTTAAATttacaaaacataaatttaaaactactatttCGATGGTCCTCCATTCCGTTGGATTTCATAACGCCACCTATTGTAACCTCCCTCTAACGCATcctccatcaacttcatcaactgtttGTTCATATCATCATCAAAAATATACTTACACTAttacacatatatgcaaataattaattctaACATAtaacacaaaattaattattgatcCATCAACAGTATACTTACTAATAATTCATCCATCACCGCCTTCTTCACATTCTCCGGCACATCTTTCCAAGAACACCACTCCGCAGTAGGACAATTGTTCCACATGGCTATAGCAATCGCATGCGCGAACtgaaaatgatgcatcaaaTTATTCGGGTCAGCGTCAGTCACGTTATCATCCTTGTTTTTATCCTCCATCTTAGCATGAACAGGATTCTGAAGAATAAGGAGAACataattgtgaaaaaaaaaatgagaggagAAGCCCATATATATAGGAAGGATGGGGCCTTTGCACGACGAAGGGTTTGTCGCACAAAGGCCTCACTAAATAGTTTCAGTTTCTGTTGATTCACATGCTCTGACTGAAAACTGATTGTAACTTGCTCGACGAAGCCTTTGTCGCTTAAGTGTTCCTTGGTTTCCAAAGTGTTGAATGTTCTGCCCAAGATATGAACGAGCTTTGCATGACGAAGCATTTGTCTCGCAAAGTCACAAAAAGCTTTGCACAACGAATCCTTTGTTGTGCAAAGATGTAGCAGGAAAATATTCGTCGCGCGTTTGCTTtcccgcaaaaaaaaaaaccgcgtTTTTTTTGTTGGCTTTACGGACGAACATGTTTAATGTAGACATGCAAAAGGTTTTGCGTGACTTGCACAACTAAGTCCTTCGTCACGCAAAGTTCACTACCCTTGTGCGACGATGGTCTATTCATCATTGTGCAAGGTCACATTGCGCGACGGAATTTTCTTTGTCGCGcaagtagttttttgtactagtgataTACAATCATGCTCTTGTATAACATGTAAATTTTTTTGCAGTAATCATATCATTATCTTGTCGCTTTATTATGATGTTGAAATCAAAAGTTTCATCGTGCCTATAACTTGTTAAGAATAAATAATAAGagtagagagacagagagatacAACAGAGAAAGTCGCAGGAGAAAATTAAagttatagagagagagagagagagagagagagagagagagagagagagagagagagagagagagagagagagagagagagagagagagagagagagagagagagagagagagagagagagagagagagagaatctcaTCAACTACAAGTTTAATGTTTTCTTATTTATATGTAAATAAGTTAAgacaattttaaatttaagttcaatatattaaattaatataacgatataaatacattaaaaaatagggatatgagCTGAATTATAGGATTAGTTAGCCATAATAATTTAATATCAACCTGGTCATTTACAGAAATTAAACCTAAGACCGTCTACTAATAAGTGGAGAGAAATATTGTAAATgactttttaataattaattatttcgataataattttcaattttgtctACCTCCTTGTCTCAATTAGAGGTTAGATTTTCTCTTTTTCATCAAGATAGAAGAGGAGAGTAAATCTAAACTTAGATAATAGaaccatgattatattattTGATGATTAATTCAAGTGTGCGTTCAATGCTACATATCATTCAGTGATACATAAtattaaagaaaattttgaataacTCCACTAAAACTCAGGTCACCTATTTGTTTCCATAAAACCACGGATGTCAAGATTAACTTCCATTCTACAAATTGCAATTGATATTAAAATTGGTGGGATCATGTTGGAAACGTTATGTCATATGGACCACAAACCCACAAGAGAATTGGACCTGTACGAGTGTTTTCTTTTCACATTAGAGATAGAGATTGGAGTGGCAAGAAAGCGAATAGCTTAGCTGACTTGTTCAAAAGGAGGTTTAATTAGACGAGTGATCATGTCTGCATTATATATAATGGAATAAacatgtggaaaaaaaaaacaaacgcgTGGAAGTTTCAACCAAAACCCAAATCTCCCCATTTTTCCAATTTAACTCGGAATCTCTTTCTCCCCATAGTTTTCTATTTGTACTTCTCCATCTATATAAATAGCTTCCTTACCAAACACAGAGATACCAAACTCAAATATACACGTACAGAAACAACACAAAAAACATGGAGGAGCTACCACCAGGTTATCGCTTCTACCCAACAGAAGAAGAACTGGTCTCCTTCTACCTGCACAACAAGCTCGAAGGGAAGCAAGTAGATACTCGTCGCGTAATCCCGGTTATAGACGTTTACAGCAAAGAGCCATGGGACCTTCCAAGTACACTCTCTCTTCCATTTAATCTGTAGATTCTAACATACGAAATCCAATCCAATATGACGTACTTATAATGTTAGCTAGTTCAGTTACACCATGTACTTCTGCTTGTGCAAATAAGGTTGTTCTATACATGTCGCAGAGTTTTCGGGGGAGTTGTGCAATGGAGACAGAGAGCAATGGTTTTTCTTTACACCGAGGCAACGACGAGAAGCTCAAGGAGGGAGGCCCAACAGGACTACTGCCTCTGGGTACTGGAAGGCCACCGGGTCACCTGGCTATGTTTACTCCTCAGATAACAAGGTGATTGGAGTGAAGAAAACCATGGTTTTCTATAAAGACAAAGCTCCAACTGGAAGAAAAACCAAATGGAAGATGAATGTGTATAGAGCCATTGAAGTAGACAACTCAACTAACACTAGTGCTAGTGCTAGTGCTAGCACTAGTACACCCAaggtatgtatatataa
This window of the Malus domestica chromosome 03, GDT2T_hap1 genome carries:
- the LOC103424912 gene encoding NAC domain-containing protein 90-like, giving the protein MEELPPGYRFYPTEEELVSFYLHNKLEGKQVDTRRVIPVIDVYSKEPWDLPKFSGELCNGDREQWFFFTPRQRREAQGGRPNRTTASGYWKATGSPGYVYSSDNKVIGVKKTMVFYKDKAPTGRKTKWKMNVYRAIEVDNSTNTSASASASTSTPKLRDEFSLCRVYVVSGSARAFDRRPLEPVEAQQKFSNSTEASTSTLKTTMVDKASSSDETYSHSGELGDLPETSAGINSSNWEINEGFEEPLWEWEQLNFL